The Thermococcus sibiricus MM 739 DNA window GGGGGTAACTATAACCCTCTTAAGGTAGCGAAATTCCTTGTCGGTTAAATGCCGACCTGCATGAATGGCGTAACGAGGTCCCCACTGTCCCCGGCTGGGGCCCGGCGAAACCACTGCCTGGCGCATATGCCAGGGACCCCCGGTGGGAAGCGAAGACCCCATGGAGCTTTACTGCAGCCTGTCGTTGCCATACGGCGGGGGGTGCGCAGCGTAGGCGGGAGGCGTCGAAGCCCGTCCTCCGGGGCGGGTGGAGCCGTCCATGAGACACCGCCCACCCTTTGCCGTATGGCTAACCTGCGAAAGCAGGGACAGCGATAGGTGGGCAGTTTGGCTGGGGCGGCACACCCTCGAAAAGGTATCGAGGGTGCCCTAAGGTCGGCTCAGGCGGGTCAGGAATCCGCCGTAGAGTGCAAGGGCAAAAGCCGGCCTGACTGGACCCGTAACAGAGGCGGGTCCAGCCGCGAAAGCGTGGCCTAGCGAACCCCAGAGCCTCCCCGGTGGGGGCCTGGGATGACAGAAAAGCTACCCTGGGGATAACAGAGTCGTCTCGGGCGAGAGCCCATATCGACCCCGAGGCTTGCTACCTCGCTGTCGGCTCTTCCCATCCTGGTCCTGCAGCAGGGGCCAAGGGTGGGGGTGTTCACCCATTAAAGGGGAACGTGAGCTGGGTTTAGACCGTCGTGAGACAGGTCGGATGCTATCTACCGGGGGTGCTGGCTGCCTGAGGGGAAGGCGCCCTTAGTACGAGAGGAACAGGGTGTCGCGGCCTCTGGTCTACCGGTTGTCCTACAGGGCATAGCCGGGCAGCTACGCCGTATCCGATAAGGCCTGACGGCATCTAAGGCCGAAGCGGTCCCCGAAAACAGGCAGCCACTCCCTGGCGCAAGGGGTCGGGTGACCGGTCCGTTGCCAGGGACGAGGGCACCCGCAGAAGACGGGTTTGATGGAGCGGGGATGTAAGCGGGAAGGGAAACCGACCCGTTTAGTCTGCCGCTTCCAATAGCCCGAGGTTCTTACCCCCGAAAGGAGGTTGGGCATTTGATAGGCCAAATCAACCTATGCACGGTCTAATAAATTTCTAAACTCTTCTAGAATTTTAGTTTAAACTTGCGATAAATACAAAAATCCTAAAATGTAGGTATTTTTGGTGATATAATGAGACTATTAATATTTGATCTTGATAAGACATTATGGGATCATTATGATGCTTCTCAGCTAGTCCCTCCCTTTAGAACACACGGTACTGAATTAATAGATGCCTTAGGAAATAAATTGAAACTCTTCGATGGAGTTGTGGAATTCCTAGATTGGGCAAAAGAAAGGTTTGTTCTTAGCATTGCGAGTTGGAATCTTGAAAAATTGGTGAGACCGATATTGGAAGAGTTTAATATCTGGCACTATTTTGTCTTTCCCAAAATAGAGAACCATCCAGATAAAGCGGACATGATAGTTAGAACGCTTCAAGAATTAAAGAATTCTGGATATGAAATAGAGGAAGTGATTTATATTGATGATAGAACTCTCCATTTAGATAAAATTAAAAAGAGAATTCCTGACATAAGATTTATTCAAATGTGGGTGGATGTAAAAAATTTTGAAGAACTTAGAGAGTATCTTATGAAGGAATTAGAGGTGAAAAAGGATGAAGCTCTTAGTGGTGAAAGATAAGAGAATTGATTACGATGGATCTGCAATAAAGAGTCACTGGGCATATAGAAACTTTGGGGTATTAGGAAACTCAATAGTGATATTCAGAGGACGTTGTGACATAAAAATCGAGGAAATGATTGATATTGAAGACCTTCGTCAGCAAAAGGAAATCAAAAGCGAGGATATGATACATTACATAATAGAAATATTTGAGGTACCAAATGTGTTTCTTGCGTCAGTGCTCCAGAAACTCTTTATTGCAAAGCTAGGTGAGATTTTGGGAGAATATGATATAAAGACCTCAAGATATGGTGATGACATTTACGTTGGTGACAAAAAGTTGAGTATTTCCATTGCTACAGTCTCACCAGTTAGCATTAAGATTCACATAGGAGTTAATGTTGAAGCAAAGGGAGTACCAATGGGAGTTAATGCCATTGGGTTAAAGGAACTTGGAATATTTGATATTGACCAATTTATGGAGCTAAGTGGGAAATTACTTGTGGAGGAATTTTTAAAGGCCAAAAAAGACAGTTTAAAAGTGAGATGGGTAGAATAATTAAATTAATGGTTTAATGAGTATGCCAACTAGAGGCACTGCAAGATTATCATCCAAAAATCTCTGATATTCTGCAAGGGTTAGGATAATACTCCAACTTATTTTTGAAAGCCATGAGATTTCAGGGAAAATTAGGGCTACTATTAATAATGCTGATAGGAAATACCCCAAGCTACCAGTCCAATGTTTTTTTTAATTTCACGTTATATCCATTTTTTCTGAAATAAACGAACCGGATTATACCTGTAACTCCATCACTTATTGCCATAACCAAAAGAATAGCTGTTGCATAGTTTTTAGAGAGAAAAAATACAACAAAAGCCGCTGAGAATGCAAAAAAGACTTCTCCATAGTTTGCATTGATCTGATACCACTTGAGACCGTCATTTTTGATGTGAAAAATTAGTTGCCCTAGGCCAAATAGAAACGCTGCTGGCGCGAATACCTCTCTGGGAATTTGACCAAGATAATATAGAAGGCCTGCAGGTACAATGCTGAAATGGATTATTTTTCTATTTATCCATACATAGTTCTCTCCTAAATATCTTGTAAAGTATATTGAGGCTAGGATCGGTGTAGTTGCTAAAAAAACTGCCATGGCTATATTCATAATTAGACCCCCCGTTTAATAGAAAAACTGAGATATTTAAACTTTGCTTATTTATGTTCAGCGGGCAAAACGTTTCTGGAATAATTAATGGAAAGCTCACAGGTTTGTTTTTTCTGTTTGCCTTCGGGTATAATTTTGTTAGAGTTCATGCTCTGTTAGGTGGGCCTCCAGGTGATGTTACTGAATGGCTTCGGGAGATGGGGACACAATTGTCCCACCAGCATCTTATGTTCTTAGGAGAACTTGAGGGCCAAAACTTAAAAATGATTTTTGTAAGTCTAGTTGGGGGATGAAAAATGGTTCATTGGGCTGATTATATGGCTGAGAAGATTATTAGAGAAAAAGGAGATAAGGAGTTCTATGTAGTCGAGAGTGGGATTACTCCTAGTGGTTATGTGCATATAGGGAATTTTAGAGAACTTTTTACTACATACATAGTGGGTCACGCATTAGAGGATAGAGGGAAAAAAGTTAGGCACATTCACATGTGGGATGATTATGATAGATTCAGGAAGGTTCCAAAGAATGTTCCCAAGGAATGGCAGGAGTATCTCACAATGCCAGTGAGTGAAGTGCCAGATCCTTGGGGATGTCATGACAGTTATGCTGATCATTTTAGGCTACTTTTTGAAGAAGAAGTTAAAAAACTTGGTATCAAGGTTGATTTTTTAAGGGCGAGTGAACTGTACAAAAGTGGGGAGTATGCTCATGATGTAAGAACTGCCCTTGAAAAGAGGGAGAAAATTGTAGAGATTCTGAATAGATTTAGAGATATGGCAAAACAACCACACTTGCCCAAGGACTGGCAACCGATTCAAATATATTGTCCCAAGTGTCGCAAAGAGGCCCAATTTGTTGAATGGGACGGAGAATGGAGAATAAAGTATAAATGCGCCCATTGTGAGAGTGAGGATGTTACTGATATCAGAGAAGGAAACGTTAAGCTTAGATGGAGGGTAGACTGGCCCATGAGATGGGCCCACTTTGATGTGGACTTTGAACCTGCGGGAAAGGATCACTTGGCGGCAGGTTCAGGTTATGAGACTGGGATGGAGATAATAAAGGCAGTTTATGGTAAAGAGCCTCCAATCCCCCTTATGTATGAATTTGTTGGTATAAAAGGACAAAAGGGCAAGATGAGTGGTTCTAAGGGAAATGTTATTCTCCTTAGTGATCTTTATGAAGTTCTTGAACCCGGAGTGATAAGATTTATTTATGCACGTCACAGACCGAACAAAGAAATAAAAATTGATCTTGGGTTAGGCCTTCTAAATCTTTATGATGAATTTGATAAAATTGAAAGGCTGTATTTTGGACTAGAAGAGCTTAGAAACCTTGAAGAAGCAGAAGAACTTAAAAGAACCTATGAACTTTCAATGCCTTCCATTCCCAAGAAAATGGTAGCTCAAGCCCCATTTAGGTTCCTTGTGGTACTCGTACAAATGCCTCATTTGAACGAGGACAGGATAGTAGAAGTCCTAAAAGAGCAAGGCCATGTTCCAACTAACTTAAGAGAAGAGGATTTGGAGAGAATAAAACTGAGAATAAAGCTTGCCAAGAATTGGGTTGAAAAATATGCACCCGATGATGTAAAATTTGAGATTCAAGATCAATTACCTGAGATAGAGATAGATGAAGAGATAAGAACGGCCTTATTGGAGGTTGCAGACTGGCTTGAAGAGAAAACCAGATTTACTATTGACGATCTAAATA harbors:
- a CDS encoding magnesium-dependent phosphatase-1; amino-acid sequence: MRLLIFDLDKTLWDHYDASQLVPPFRTHGTELIDALGNKLKLFDGVVEFLDWAKERFVLSIASWNLEKLVRPILEEFNIWHYFVFPKIENHPDKADMIVRTLQELKNSGYEIEEVIYIDDRTLHLDKIKKRIPDIRFIQMWVDVKNFEELREYLMKELEVKKDEALSGER
- a CDS encoding DUF366 family protein; this translates as MKLLVVKDKRIDYDGSAIKSHWAYRNFGVLGNSIVIFRGRCDIKIEEMIDIEDLRQQKEIKSEDMIHYIIEIFEVPNVFLASVLQKLFIAKLGEILGEYDIKTSRYGDDIYVGDKKLSISIATVSPVSIKIHIGVNVEAKGVPMGVNAIGLKELGIFDIDQFMELSGKLLVEEFLKAKKDSLKVRWVE
- the lysS gene encoding lysine--tRNA ligase, which produces MVHWADYMAEKIIREKGDKEFYVVESGITPSGYVHIGNFRELFTTYIVGHALEDRGKKVRHIHMWDDYDRFRKVPKNVPKEWQEYLTMPVSEVPDPWGCHDSYADHFRLLFEEEVKKLGIKVDFLRASELYKSGEYAHDVRTALEKREKIVEILNRFRDMAKQPHLPKDWQPIQIYCPKCRKEAQFVEWDGEWRIKYKCAHCESEDVTDIREGNVKLRWRVDWPMRWAHFDVDFEPAGKDHLAAGSGYETGMEIIKAVYGKEPPIPLMYEFVGIKGQKGKMSGSKGNVILLSDLYEVLEPGVIRFIYARHRPNKEIKIDLGLGLLNLYDEFDKIERLYFGLEELRNLEEAEELKRTYELSMPSIPKKMVAQAPFRFLVVLVQMPHLNEDRIVEVLKEQGHVPTNLREEDLERIKLRIKLAKNWVEKYAPDDVKFEIQDQLPEIEIDEEIRTALLEVADWLEEKTRFTIDDLNTTLFNAAKKRNIPSKKYFKVLYNLFIGKDRGPRLAPFLASLDKEFVIKRLRLEA